The following DNA comes from Cellulophaga sp. HaHa_2_95.
TTTTTTGTGTTGTATGTGCTATTTTTGATTTTCACGGTCGACAGTCATTTTTTATGGGGAGTTACAGAATTTTCTTTTTACTATTTTTTTGTGAGTGCAATTTTAGCAACAATCTTGTTTAAGTCGTATTTAAAATCTAATCAGAACTACAAGAATACAACCGTGCTACGTAGGGAATTTAAGTTAGATATATTACCAAAAATTATTTCTTCTAAATATGATAACTTGAATTATAGGTTTGATGGAATGATAGATGAGAAACACATCTTAGCATCAGATTTTTTTTCGCCCTCTTTTTTGGGCAATTTGAAGAATCGGTGGTTTTTTGGAGATGATCATTTTTCTGGAAAAATAAATGATGTTGATTTTGAATTTTGTGAGCTTTATTATAAAACGGAGGGTATGACCATCACGGGGTGGGCTTTACTTTTTATTGTTATTGCATTGCCATTTGCCTTTCTTCCCGATATAGATATCCCTTTTTTAGAAAGCGATAGTGGGGGAGACTCTTTATTCGAAAGTTCGGGGAGTAGGAGTACATCAAAAAATAACGAGGTTGATAAAACTAAGGTGAATGAAAAAGCATTTTTATATGGTATAAGTACCAACTTCAGAGGGTTTTTCTTGTATGCAGATTTTCATAAACACTTTGACGGTCAAGTAAACATTAGAACCAAGAAAAAGTTTAATAAGAAAATGTTTGGCGGCAATGAACTAAAAACCATTAGAGTGGAAAATAGTATTGTTACTAAAAAATATACAATTACCGCTACTGATGAGCAGATGGCATACTACATTTTAAGTCCAAAAATTATTGATGCTATTGTGCAGTTAAATCAAAAATTAGGAGAAAAATTATCTTTGACTTTGAAGGATGGGAAGCTATTTTTAATCATGCCTATGAGCAATGATTTATTTGAAAATATTACGGTAGAAAAAGATAAGATAAAGGTCAATACTTTAGAAGAAATTCAGAAGGACTTGAATATTATAGCCGATTTAATCAGCGAATTAAATTTAAATACGAAAATCTGGTCCAAGGTGTAGTCTAGCTTGTTAGTATCGAGAAGCTTTCTGTGTTCCTAAAAGTTCTCGATACACCGCTTGTTCCGTGGCACTTCTCAATCGCCACTCGAACTGACATTGGAGTGGCTTAAGAAAACGTTTGTCACTTCGAGTGAATTATTTTGGAGCGTTAGTGGAATAATAATTAGTATCGAGAAGTTTTCTGTGTTCCTAAAAGTTCTCGATACAACGCTTGCTTCGTTGCACTGCACAAACCCCACTCAAACTGACATTGGAATTACTTACTAGAGGGATAAGGGCGCTTAAGACAGTTTTTTTAAGGCTTCAAGAATTTCCTCGGGTTCAGCACGTGTTCTATAATCCACATCAACATAACTCCATTGCACTAATCCATCTGTTCCTACGACAAAGGTGGCTGGTATGGGCAGTATACTGCCATTGCCATTGTTTATTTTTTTTAAGTCCAGTTTACGATCTACTTCCATATGTTCTATTAAAAAAGCAGGAACTTCCCAGGCAACACCATAGTGAGAAGCTACTGTTGCATCTTGGTCTGTTAGCACATTAAATCCTAGTGAATTAATTTCATTGGTAGACATGGAGTCATCCGGCACTTCTGGACTAATAGCAACTAATGTGGCACCCAGTGCATGTATCTCAGCTAAACTAGCTTGCAAAGCCCTAAGTTGTAAATTGCAATACGGACACCAACTACCTCGATAGAAAGTAACAACAACAGGACCTTTATCGAGTAAGGTAGCTAAGGAAATTATTTTTCCTTCAGGATTAGGTAATTCAAAATTAGGTGCCTTTTCTCCAATTTTTAGGGCATTTTTACCTTGTTGAAACTCTTTTTCTTTCTTGATAATAGCATCAACACCCTTCATGAATTCGGGATTGTTTTTTCTTCCTGCTGCAATTTTAGCATCAGTTTGTTCTCTTAATTTTTTCAATGAATATCTATTTAAGACGTTATTTGCATAGGGAATGGCTTATAGCTAATAATTCTATACGTTGTTCTTCATAAATATAGATAGATCATTTTAATTAAGACCCAACTTTATATTTTGTTTAAGTTTTACTAAAGCTAATTCTGGGCGTTTTGCATCTTCCCCAACCTAGAATTTTTATACCTGCTGAATAGGGAAGCTTATAAGGTTTGTGGTAAATTAAAACCTGAATTCTTTTGTAATTAATTGCTTTTTTTAATTCTAGAGCCTGTATAGATCACTCTAGATAATGAATTTCAACTTCGTTTTTAGTCCATCTTCTTTAGGTGTGTCAAGGCTATAGCAACGACTAATTTCATCTATTTTAGTAGAACGTCATATTCCTAGTACTTAGTGTTTTTGCTTCACGAAATAAATTGATATTTTAAGTTTTAACCGCATAGCGCAGTACAGAACTAGAACAGGGGAAGGGGCTCCCTAAAGCAATCTGAATTTAATAAAAAAACTTGGGCTTGTGTAACCTATGTTACGGGTATACAGGTGAGATCTTCCTAATTTTGAAGTATAATTATAAACAACAAGATTATGGAAACTTTAAAATTACAACTAGGATTAAATCAAGAGTATAAATTAGATGTAACAGGAAAACTTAACGGTCTTCTGGCTGATTTTCAAATCTATTATATGAACCTTAGAGGCTTACATTGGAATATAAAAGGGCGTAAATTTTTTATGTTACATGAAAAATTTGAAGAACTTTATACCGAGACGAATGAGGTGGTTGATGAGATTGCGGAACGTATTTTGTCTTTAGGCTTAAATCCCTTACATACCTTCGAAGATTATTTAGAAAACAAAACGATTAGAGTGACCAAAAATGTAGCCGATGGCGATGGTGCTATTAGTTCTATTTTGGACAACCTAAAAGAACTCTTAATTCAAGAACGCGATATTTTAGAAGTAGCTTCTGATGCTAATGATGAGGGTACAGCTTCCTTAATGAGCGATTTAATTTCCAGTCAAGAGAAATTAGTTTGGATGTTGAATTCTTATTTAAGTTAATATATGAAACGTAAAAAGCAGAAGTCTACTAGTGACCTCTGCTTTTTATTTTTTTAACCGTAGTCTCATGATTAAACTGCACATAAGAGACGCATAGCTATAGTTCTTCAGTGCTATTCACCGTAACCTATTCACAAAATGTTCAATTACATACTTACCGCTAATTACTTTTTACGCTAGC
Coding sequences within:
- a CDS encoding DUF3137 domain-containing protein; protein product: MSAILATILFKSYLKSNQNYKNTTVLRREFKLDILPKIISSKYDNLNYRFDGMIDEKHILASDFFSPSFLGNLKNRWFFGDDHFSGKINDVDFEFCELYYKTEGMTITGWALLFIVIALPFAFLPDIDIPFLESDSGGDSLFESSGSRSTSKNNEVDKTKVNEKAFLYGISTNFRGFFLYADFHKHFDGQVNIRTKKKFNKKMFGGNELKTIRVENSIVTKKYTITATDEQMAYYILSPKIIDAIVQLNQKLGEKLSLTLKDGKLFLIMPMSNDLFENITVEKDKIKVNTLEEIQKDLNIIADLISELNLNTKIWSKV
- a CDS encoding peroxiredoxin-like family protein, whose product is MKKLREQTDAKIAAGRKNNPEFMKGVDAIIKKEKEFQQGKNALKIGEKAPNFELPNPEGKIISLATLLDKGPVVVTFYRGSWCPYCNLQLRALQASLAEIHALGATLVAISPEVPDDSMSTNEINSLGFNVLTDQDATVASHYGVAWEVPAFLIEHMEVDRKLDLKKINNGNGSILPIPATFVVGTDGLVQWSYVDVDYRTRAEPEEILEALKKLS
- a CDS encoding Dps family protein produces the protein METLKLQLGLNQEYKLDVTGKLNGLLADFQIYYMNLRGLHWNIKGRKFFMLHEKFEELYTETNEVVDEIAERILSLGLNPLHTFEDYLENKTIRVTKNVADGDGAISSILDNLKELLIQERDILEVASDANDEGTASLMSDLISSQEKLVWMLNSYLS